The following proteins are co-located in the Sphingomonas donggukensis genome:
- a CDS encoding Ppx/GppA phosphatase family protein: MGDRPARAPFGPRREAPRPARQPSGPPASGASATGAAAPAPVARGRWPQARHYAALDLGTNNCRLLIARPQGSGFAVVDAFSRIVRLGEGLAATGRLSDEAIERTIAALRVCADKLKRRDVALARSVATEACRRASNGQAFIERAYRETGIMLDIISAEEEARLAVLGCHALIEPGDGAALVFDIGGGSTELVLVDTRPAIPTILDWHSAPWGVVSLTEHVGAGGPETYDAMRNVVRDSFAGFAARLPEVGHRRLLGTSGTVTTLASVHLGLASYDRSAIDGLLMPAASMRAVSRRIAALDMAGRSKVACIGPERADLVVAGCAILEEILDIWPAEQLGIADRGIREGILRRLMGTRK, from the coding sequence GTGGGGGATCGACCCGCCCGAGCGCCGTTCGGCCCGCGTCGCGAGGCGCCCCGTCCGGCGAGACAGCCATCCGGACCGCCTGCGTCCGGAGCGTCGGCGACCGGCGCAGCTGCGCCCGCGCCCGTCGCGCGGGGCCGCTGGCCGCAGGCGCGGCATTATGCGGCGCTGGACCTTGGCACCAACAATTGCCGCCTGCTGATCGCGCGCCCGCAGGGGTCGGGATTTGCGGTCGTCGATGCGTTCAGCCGGATCGTGCGGCTGGGCGAGGGGCTGGCCGCGACCGGGCGCCTGTCGGACGAGGCGATCGAGCGGACCATCGCGGCGCTGCGCGTCTGCGCCGATAAGCTGAAGCGCCGCGACGTGGCGCTGGCGCGATCGGTCGCGACCGAAGCCTGTCGCCGCGCGAGCAACGGTCAGGCGTTCATCGAGCGCGCGTACCGCGAAACCGGCATCATGCTCGACATCATCTCGGCGGAGGAGGAAGCGCGGCTGGCCGTGCTCGGCTGCCACGCGCTGATCGAGCCGGGCGACGGCGCCGCGCTGGTCTTCGACATCGGCGGGGGATCGACCGAGCTGGTGCTGGTCGATACCCGCCCTGCGATCCCGACCATCCTCGACTGGCACAGCGCGCCGTGGGGGGTGGTGTCGCTGACCGAGCATGTCGGCGCGGGCGGGCCCGAAACGTATGATGCGATGCGCAACGTGGTGCGCGACAGCTTTGCCGGGTTCGCCGCGCGGCTGCCCGAGGTCGGGCATCGGCGACTGCTGGGCACGTCGGGGACGGTCACGACCTTGGCCAGCGTCCATCTGGGGCTGGCGAGCTATGACCGGTCGGCGATCGACGGATTGCTGATGCCGGCGGCGTCGATGCGCGCGGTCAGCCGGCGGATCGCGGCGCTGGACATGGCGGGACGATCGAAAGTGGCGTGCATCGGGCCGGAGCGCGCCGACCTGGTCGTGGCGGGCTGCGCGATCCTGGAGGAAATCCTGGACATCTGG
- a CDS encoding 3'-5' exonuclease — protein sequence MPKADIVGVPVPAGTLARALDRHDDYRVLRRIQPMDVRQPRFKRTDELTVCVLDTETTGLDPRNDRIIELALQNVRIDEHGRIVDSGLSRSWLEDPGEPLLPEIVKVTGLTDAQLAGKSIHDGEAYGAITSADVVVCHNAAFDRPFVEERLGVRGQAWICSMNDMDWREHGFEGRSQTQLLLQCGWFYDAHRAASDVNALLHLIDHRLDTGGTVMRELLRTAARPTWRIEMTEAPFAARVALKGRGYRWNADRKVWWREVSEAGMVDETEFARDYVYGGAGSPKVEPVTWRERYSHR from the coding sequence GTGCCTAAGGCGGACATCGTAGGGGTGCCGGTTCCGGCCGGCACCCTTGCGCGCGCGCTCGACCGGCACGACGACTACCGGGTGCTCAGGCGCATTCAGCCGATGGATGTGAGGCAGCCGCGCTTCAAGCGGACGGACGAGCTCACCGTCTGCGTGCTGGACACCGAGACGACCGGCCTTGATCCCAGGAACGATCGCATCATCGAACTGGCGTTGCAGAACGTGCGCATCGATGAGCACGGTCGCATCGTGGACTCTGGCCTTTCGCGGAGCTGGCTGGAGGATCCCGGGGAACCTCTTTTGCCCGAGATCGTCAAAGTGACCGGACTGACCGACGCCCAGCTCGCCGGCAAGTCGATCCACGACGGCGAGGCTTATGGCGCGATCACGAGCGCCGATGTCGTAGTTTGCCACAACGCGGCGTTCGACCGCCCTTTCGTGGAGGAGCGGCTGGGCGTCAGGGGGCAGGCTTGGATCTGCAGCATGAATGACATGGACTGGCGCGAGCACGGCTTCGAGGGCCGTTCGCAGACCCAGCTGCTGCTCCAGTGTGGCTGGTTCTACGACGCTCATCGCGCGGCGTCCGACGTCAACGCGCTACTGCACCTCATCGACCATCGACTCGACACCGGTGGGACGGTGATGCGCGAGTTGCTCCGCACAGCCGCCAGGCCGACGTGGAGGATTGAGATGACGGAAGCGCCCTTCGCCGCGCGCGTCGCTCTTAAGGGGAGGGGCTATCGCTGGAACGCCGATCGCAAGGTCTGGTGGCGCGAAGTGAGCGAGGCAGGGATGGTTGATGAGACGGAGTTCGCCAGGGACTACGTCTATGGTGGTGCGGGTTCGCCCAAGGTCGAACCCGTCACTTGGCGCGAACGATACTCGCACCGTTGA
- a CDS encoding ArsR/SmtB family transcription factor has product MMRQSLAIQTLSALAHDTRLNVYRLLAGLSPDGMSAGDIAAKLKIPPTSLSNHLGILARAGVVTHERKGRLIIYRARPDRVVALSRLLAEG; this is encoded by the coding sequence ATGATGCGACAATCACTCGCCATCCAGACCCTCTCGGCACTCGCTCACGATACCCGTTTGAACGTCTACCGGCTTCTTGCCGGGTTGAGTCCGGACGGTATGTCCGCTGGCGACATCGCCGCGAAACTGAAGATCCCTCCCACGTCGCTGTCCAACCATCTGGGTATTCTTGCTCGGGCCGGGGTAGTGACGCACGAACGTAAGGGGAGATTGATCATCTATCGGGCGCGTCCGGATCGGGTGGTAGCGCTTTCGCGATTATTGGCAGAGGGTTGA